One Zeugodacus cucurbitae isolate PBARC_wt_2022May chromosome 3, idZeuCucr1.2, whole genome shotgun sequence genomic region harbors:
- the Su(var)205 gene encoding heterochromatin protein 1 isoform X2, translating to MKSKKTESAATTDATAESSEEEEYAVEKICGRRVRKGKVEYFLKWKGYAEDENTWEPVENLDCQDLIQQYEADRAKEEPAASSKQSEKKESSNKKEASSSGRTSAVGNKRKSEEKTSGSKKKRRDSLKSETDNESVSDVSSRTSERTGFDRGLEAEKILGASDSSGGLTFLIQFKGVDQAEMVPAAIANVKIPQMVIKFYEERLSWYSDNEE from the exons ATGAAATCAAAGAAAACGGAATCAGCGGCTACTACAGACGCAACTGCCGAGTCATCAGAAGAAGAGGAGTATGCAGTGGAAAAAATTTGTGGGCGCCGCGTGCGTAAAGGAAAG GTTGAATATTTCCTTAAATGGAAAGGTTATGCTGAAGATGAAAATACTTGGGAACCTGTAGAAAATTTGGACTGTCAAGATTTGATACAGCAGTATGAGGCAGATCGCGCGAAAGAAGAG CCTGCAGCTTCCAGCAAACAATCTGAGAAAAAGGAATCATCCAATAAAAAAGAAGCCAGTAGCAGTGGACGTACTAGTGCCGTTGGAAATAAGCGCAAGTCTGAAGAGAAAACGTCAG GTAGCAAGAAGAAGCGCCGTGACTCATTAAAATCAGAAACGGACAATGAATCAGTGTCCGATGTTTCATCTCGTACCTCTGAACGAACTGGATTCGATAGAGGTTTAGAAGCAGAAAAAATTCTCGGCGCTTCAGATTCCAGCGGCGGTTTGACCTTCCTTATTCAATTCAAGGGTGTTGATCAAGCTGAAATGGTGCCAGCAGCGATTGCAAATGTTAAGATACCACAAATGGTAATAAAGTTCTACGAAGAACGCCTTTCTTGGTATTCCGACAATGAGGagtaa
- the Su(var)205 gene encoding heterochromatin protein 1 isoform X1, giving the protein MKSKKTESAATTDATAESSEEEEYAVEKICGRRVRKGKVEYFLKWKGYAEDENTWEPVENLDCQDLIQQYEADRAKEEPAASSKQSEKKESSNKKEASSSGRTSAVGNKRKSEEKTSAGSKKKRRDSLKSETDNESVSDVSSRTSERTGFDRGLEAEKILGASDSSGGLTFLIQFKGVDQAEMVPAAIANVKIPQMVIKFYEERLSWYSDNEE; this is encoded by the exons ATGAAATCAAAGAAAACGGAATCAGCGGCTACTACAGACGCAACTGCCGAGTCATCAGAAGAAGAGGAGTATGCAGTGGAAAAAATTTGTGGGCGCCGCGTGCGTAAAGGAAAG GTTGAATATTTCCTTAAATGGAAAGGTTATGCTGAAGATGAAAATACTTGGGAACCTGTAGAAAATTTGGACTGTCAAGATTTGATACAGCAGTATGAGGCAGATCGCGCGAAAGAAGAG CCTGCAGCTTCCAGCAAACAATCTGAGAAAAAGGAATCATCCAATAAAAAAGAAGCCAGTAGCAGTGGACGTACTAGTGCCGTTGGAAATAAGCGCAAGTCTGAAGAGAAAACGTCAG CAGGTAGCAAGAAGAAGCGCCGTGACTCATTAAAATCAGAAACGGACAATGAATCAGTGTCCGATGTTTCATCTCGTACCTCTGAACGAACTGGATTCGATAGAGGTTTAGAAGCAGAAAAAATTCTCGGCGCTTCAGATTCCAGCGGCGGTTTGACCTTCCTTATTCAATTCAAGGGTGTTGATCAAGCTGAAATGGTGCCAGCAGCGATTGCAAATGTTAAGATACCACAAATGGTAATAAAGTTCTACGAAGAACGCCTTTCTTGGTATTCCGACAATGAGGagtaa
- the LOC105217927 gene encoding uncharacterized protein LOC105217927 → MDAKNDDSAGSDSLDKSLQKKCVVDDVGQGEGSTANTALTQGISDINDQQKSDTETENRPVISNNSQNKTEKSAGDGVCDSLDANNCPIDGKFDNSIHIAEIINDTNTAQVFDAHETVNIANINSANMAEGNTSAISKEKIAISNNTLNDATEAPSEYSSNSNSNCCSNNSNAFETKVKQISKNLKETTLAECANKKTLADDTNSTSSASSASSASSTPECEQASVDEATAALYSLGPSTSAAAAAAAAASSVSGGSAQDENDHRSKKVRFHPDVKENDGGNRVIPKKKKKLKTNQSGAGTSSSSSGVGGGDDSSGSSQRGTSAEDEMELDEEEDLEEEGTFSIAKTIEDAQDYLKEHPLTFAGSFDKSNVTTQSGLLEEEDLPQLVETSEDDEEEFSVQEFPENGVACILGKQNNCGKVEFLLRYVDRPGLFLETEEFISLRCPNLLQQYEQCREGRQTRLMNFVAKRQNLRQRYTDF, encoded by the exons ATGGACGCCAAAAATGACGATTCGGCTGGTAGTGACTCGCTGGATAAGtctttacagaagaaatgtgtAGTAGATGACGTTGGACAAGGTGAGGGCTCAACGGCAAATACAGCGCTGACGCAAGGCATTAGCGACataaatgatcaacaaaaatcggatactgaaactgaaaatcgacCTGTTATTTCTAATAATTCCCAAAACAAGACTGAGAAGAGTGCAGGCGATGGAGTATGCGATAGTCTCGATGCGAATAACTGCCCCATTGATGGGAAATTTGACAATAGTATTCACATCGCAGAAATTATAAACGATACAAACACCGCACAAGTGTTTGATGCGCACGAAACTGTTAATATTGCCAATATTAATTCGGCGAATATGGCAGAAGGTAATACGTCCGCAATCAGCAAAGAAAAAATAGCCATTTCCAATAATACATTAAACGATGCTACCGAAGCGCCAAGTGAATACAGTTCTAATAGTAACAGTAATTGCtgcagcaacaatagcaacgcCTTTGAAACAAAAGTTAAGCAGATCTCCAAGAACCTCAAGGAAACAACTCTAGCTGAATGTGCGAATAAGAAAACATTAGCAGACGACACCAATTCCACCTCGTCCGCATCTTCAGCTTCATCGGCCTCGTCTACGCCGGAGTGTGAACAGGCGTCCGTCGATGAAGCGACGGCGGCTTTATATTCGTTAGGTCCTAGTACTAgcgcagcggcggcggcggcagcagcagcgtcGTCAGTTTCCGGTGGCAGTGCACAAGACGAGAACGATCATCGTTCAAAAAAAGTGCGGTTTCATCCAGATGTAAAAGAAAATGATGGTGGCAACAGAGTGATTcccaaaaagaagaaaaagctGAAAACCAATCAGTCTGGTGCTGGCACTTCTAGTAGCAGCAGTGGTGTTGGTGGAGGAGACGATTCGTCAGGTAGTAGTCAGCGAGGCACTTCAGCTGAAGATGAAATGGAATTGGATGAGGAAGAAGATTTGGAAGAGGAAGGTACTTTCAGCATAGCTAAAACGATAGAGGATGCGCAGGATTACTTAAAGGAGCATCCGTTAACATTTGCCGGTTCCTTCGATAAAAGTAATGTCACTACTCAAAGCGGTCTCCTTGAAGAAGAAGATTTGCCACAACTTGTAGAAACATCTGAAGATGACGAGGAAGAGTTTTCTGTGCAAGAGTTTCCTGAAAACGGTGTTGCGTGCATTTTGGGCAAACAAAATAATTGTGGAAAG gtGGAGTTCCTGCTGCGTTATGTAGATCGACCTGGCTTATTTTTGGAAACCGAAGAATTCATCAGCTTGCGATGCCCCAATCTGCTTCAACAGTATGAACAATGTCGTGAAGGTCGTCAAACGCGTTTA ATGAACTTTGtggcgaaacgtcaaaacctccggCAACGATACACAGACTTCTAG